In Candidatus Caldatribacterium sp., a single window of DNA contains:
- a CDS encoding phosphomannomutase/phosphoglucomutase has protein sequence MSIFKDCDIRGTVPGEITEEVAYAIGRAFASSFPQETSFVVGGDVRTHTPLLKKALIQGLTDSGGNVSDLGIVPTPLFYFAIDHLRAEAGIMVTASHNPPQYNGFKIGFLHRPPIPEDFTLLEERIKKGEFRKSPKGSVVPLQLEEAYLDFLTSRVPKPLRPLKVVVDCGNGCYSYLAPRFLRSLGCEVFELFCSFDGTFPNRPPNPAQAKNLKALSEKVREAGADAGLAFDGDGDRVVFAADDGRILTGEEGMIFFIRRYFAPLPGEKKFVYDLKCSSVVPEEIRRARGIPIPERSGHAYIKRRLLEEDAVMAGEISGHYFFRELRRDDGLYAACLFLHLLSQSAEPLSRTVATFPKSYITPDIRIPRENRENLLALLEEKVATGKISRLDGLRVEWEDGWALVRKSVTEPVYTLRFEGKSPRDIPELVHRLLGAFPEIEEEVLEKLSSDSAEDGFLKALEREGH, from the coding sequence ATGAGCATTTTCAAGGACTGCGATATCCGCGGCACAGTCCCTGGGGAAATCACCGAAGAGGTGGCGTACGCAATCGGCCGGGCCTTTGCCTCTTCTTTCCCGCAAGAGACGAGTTTCGTCGTCGGGGGAGACGTCCGCACGCACACGCCGCTCCTCAAAAAAGCCCTAATCCAGGGCCTCACGGATTCGGGGGGAAACGTCTCTGATCTTGGCATCGTTCCCACTCCGCTTTTTTACTTTGCCATTGATCATCTCCGGGCTGAGGCCGGCATCATGGTTACTGCAAGCCACAACCCTCCCCAGTACAACGGTTTCAAGATTGGCTTTCTCCATCGCCCACCTATTCCTGAGGACTTCACGCTCCTTGAAGAGCGCATCAAAAAAGGGGAATTCCGAAAAAGCCCAAAGGGTAGCGTCGTTCCATTGCAACTTGAGGAGGCGTACCTCGATTTCCTCACCTCCCGGGTGCCAAAGCCCCTCCGCCCCCTCAAAGTCGTTGTCGACTGTGGCAACGGCTGCTACTCGTACCTTGCCCCCCGGTTTCTGCGAAGCCTCGGGTGCGAGGTTTTCGAGCTTTTCTGCAGTTTCGACGGCACCTTCCCCAACCGCCCCCCAAACCCAGCCCAGGCGAAAAACCTCAAAGCTTTGAGTGAAAAGGTTAGGGAAGCAGGAGCCGATGCGGGACTGGCCTTTGATGGTGATGGGGACCGGGTGGTTTTTGCCGCCGACGACGGGAGAATCCTCACGGGCGAAGAGGGAATGATTTTCTTCATCCGGAGGTACTTCGCTCCCCTTCCCGGGGAGAAGAAATTCGTCTACGACCTCAAGTGCTCCTCTGTCGTTCCCGAGGAAATCCGCCGGGCCCGGGGTATTCCCATCCCCGAGCGCTCCGGCCACGCCTACATCAAGCGGAGGCTCCTTGAAGAGGACGCCGTTATGGCCGGGGAAATCAGCGGCCACTACTTCTTCCGGGAGCTCCGGCGGGACGATGGGCTCTACGCCGCCTGCCTCTTTCTTCATCTTTTGAGCCAGAGTGCAGAACCCCTCTCTCGTACTGTGGCCACCTTCCCGAAAAGCTACATCACCCCGGACATCCGCATCCCGAGAGAAAACCGGGAGAACCTCCTTGCCCTTCTTGAGGAAAAAGTAGCGACCGGGAAAATTTCCCGCCTCGACGGCCTCCGGGTGGAGTGGGAGGACGGCTGGGCGCTTGTCCGGAAATCCGTCACCGAACCCGTGTACACCCTCCGCTTTGAAGGAAAAAGCCCCAGGGATATCCCAGAACTCGTGCACCGGCTCCTTGGAGCTTTCCCGGAAATCGAAGAGGAAGTCCTTGAGAAGCTCTCCTCAGACTCTGCGGAAGATGGCTTTCTCAAGGCGCTGGAGCGCGAAGGCCACTAA
- a CDS encoding GH32 C-terminal domain-containing protein, translating to ILFGWVREKRPSREQILSGWSGALSLPRVITILPNGLLKIEPAQELELLRGEHEELENKGLVGYSLSPGELRLNVPSASHLEILLEISDINAKRIGVMLPGGENVILNLEEEKLAESPFKLTEKNLRLRIFIDGSIVEIFANDVFSKTERWYFPKEITKTVKIFCEEGSIFVRRFSIWTMGESFDNACSLIEVASCDSQEAEQ from the coding sequence GAATTCTTTTTGGTTGGGTTAGAGAAAAAAGACCCTCTAGGGAGCAGATCTTGAGTGGTTGGAGTGGGGCCCTTTCTTTGCCCAGGGTTATAACCATTCTTCCCAATGGTCTTCTCAAAATTGAGCCTGCCCAAGAGCTCGAGTTACTACGAGGAGAGCACGAAGAGTTAGAAAACAAGGGGTTAGTTGGCTACTCTTTATCTCCAGGCGAGCTTCGGCTTAATGTTCCGTCTGCAAGCCACCTAGAAATTTTGCTCGAAATCTCGGACATCAACGCTAAGCGCATCGGTGTCATGCTTCCTGGGGGAGAGAATGTAATTCTAAATCTTGAAGAAGAAAAGCTTGCAGAGAGTCCTTTTAAGCTTACGGAAAAAAACCTCAGATTGAGGATATTTATCGATGGTTCTATCGTCGAGATATTTGCAAACGATGTCTTCAGCAAAACAGAGCGTTGGTACTTCCCTAAGGAAATTACAAAAACGGTAAAGATCTTTTGTGAAGAAGGAAGCATTTTTGTAAGAAGATTCTCTATCTGGACAATGGGGGAATCTTTCGACAATGCTTGTTCGTTGATTGAAGTAGCTTCTTGTGACAGCCAAGAAGCAGAGCAGTAG
- a CDS encoding NAD-dependent epimerase/dehydratase family protein: MKKVLVLGGTGHIGSYLVPRLASLGYEVFVYAKGVTKPYPHSPLWERVTLIPGNPEAAVLEAMHDLIARGVLEVKPT; the protein is encoded by the coding sequence GTGAAGAAAGTCCTTGTTCTCGGCGGAACAGGCCATATCGGGAGCTACCTCGTCCCAAGGCTTGCAAGCCTCGGGTACGAGGTCTTCGTGTACGCCAAGGGGGTAACAAAACCTTATCCTCACTCTCCCCTCTGGGAGCGGGTTACTCTCATTCCCGGGAATCCAGAGGCAGCCGTCCTTGAGGCGATGCACGATCTCATCGCCCGGGGTGTCCTTGAGGTGAAGCCGACATGA
- a CDS encoding ECF transporter S component has protein sequence MSIQIPVPQTRGYINLGDTLIVVFALLFGARIGALAGGVGSALADLLSGYAHWAPFTLIIKGIEGLIIGLLASGEKSYSLKVFVTLLAGLEMVAGYFLVEIFLYGLGGALAELPGNFIQAGSAVLVGPLVAFALQRLEKAIFRRV, from the coding sequence ATGAGCATTCAGATTCCTGTGCCCCAGACCCGGGGGTACATCAACTTGGGGGACACCCTCATCGTTGTTTTTGCCCTTCTTTTTGGGGCGCGGATTGGGGCGCTTGCCGGAGGCGTGGGCTCGGCTTTAGCAGACCTCCTCTCAGGGTACGCCCACTGGGCGCCTTTCACTTTAATCATCAAGGGTATTGAGGGGCTCATCATCGGGCTTTTGGCTTCAGGCGAGAAGAGTTATTCCTTAAAAGTGTTCGTGACGCTCCTTGCGGGCCTTGAGATGGTTGCGGGGTACTTCCTCGTTGAAATTTTCCTCTACGGACTTGGAGGGGCTTTGGCCGAGCTTCCGGGGAACTTCATCCAGGCAGGGAGCGCGGTTCTTGTTGGTCCCTTAGTGGCCTTCGCGCTCCAGCGCCTTGAGAAAGCCATCTTCCGCAGAGTCTGA
- a CDS encoding HDOD domain-containing protein, with protein MAKLTLPALVRAVEDLPALPAVVQKVIELTEDPRSTAKDINNVVTKDQGLTAKVLRLANSAFYGFPRRISTVTDATILLGFQTIRSIVLAASVSEMMRKNLKGYALERGELWKHSQAAAVGARMLAKEIKFPRLEVAYTAALLHDVGKLILDVYLTEEYEAVLEKVEKEGVTFLKAEEEILGFNHAAVGAKVAEKWNLPAELVEAIALHHEPERAKENPKLTAITHVADCLSVTLGMGVGVDGFLYAISPGSIELLGLSEPQVDRLLANLAEILVDEDTFGE; from the coding sequence ATGGCGAAACTCACGCTTCCGGCGCTCGTGCGGGCGGTTGAGGATCTCCCGGCTTTGCCGGCGGTGGTGCAGAAAGTCATCGAGCTCACCGAGGACCCCCGGTCGACGGCAAAGGACATCAACAACGTCGTCACGAAAGACCAGGGTCTTACGGCGAAAGTCCTGCGCCTTGCGAATTCCGCCTTCTACGGTTTCCCGCGACGCATCTCCACCGTTACCGATGCCACGATTCTTCTGGGTTTCCAAACCATCCGGAGCATCGTCCTTGCCGCTTCGGTGAGTGAGATGATGAGGAAAAACCTCAAGGGGTATGCCCTTGAGCGGGGGGAGCTCTGGAAGCACTCCCAGGCGGCGGCAGTAGGCGCCCGGATGCTCGCAAAAGAAATAAAGTTCCCCCGCCTTGAGGTAGCCTACACGGCGGCGCTCCTCCACGATGTGGGGAAGCTCATCCTTGACGTGTACCTGACGGAGGAGTACGAGGCGGTTCTTGAGAAGGTGGAGAAGGAAGGGGTGACGTTCCTTAAGGCGGAAGAGGAGATTCTTGGGTTCAACCATGCGGCTGTGGGGGCCAAGGTGGCGGAAAAGTGGAATCTCCCGGCAGAGCTCGTTGAGGCCATCGCCTTGCACCACGAGCCGGAGCGGGCAAAGGAGAATCCCAAACTCACGGCCATCACCCACGTTGCCGATTGCCTGAGCGTGACGCTTGGCATGGGTGTTGGGGTGGATGGGTTCCTCTATGCGATTTCCCCGGGCTCAATAGAGCTTCTGGGGCTCAGTGAACCCCAGGTGGACCGTCTCCTCGCAAACCTTGCCGAAATTCTTGTCGATGAGGATACCTTCGGCGAGTAG